The following nucleotide sequence is from Oligoflexia bacterium.
CGTCACCCGGTCTTGCTAAAAAAGTTTGATCACCATGTTGCCAGAACTTCCATTGAGGCCGCGTGTAGGTGAGTTCATAACCAGCTTCAGTTTTCTCTGCACCGTGATAAATGCCCATGTATTTTACTGAAAGTGGAACAGGTGGAATCGCATTTGCAAAATATAACATCACAAAAACAATATGAATGGCTGCAAAGGGTTTAAGTAAATGTGTTTTCAGAAGTAATGGGTTTGCTGCAAGTTTTGGTTTGAGTATGAAATAATAAACAGTGAATGATCCGATTGATAAGAGCACTGCACTTAAAAAAGGAATCACACCAATTGAACCTACAACGATTGGTACAAGTGCAATAAAATACGAAATTGAGCAAAGACTCAAAAACGCAAGGTGAACTTGCGTCTGAGATTTTCCAAAACGCTTAAACTCATTGATGATGAGAAGTGCAACCAAAAGTACAATGAAAAACATTGATGTAAATGCCGAGACACTCTTGAAATAAAATATTGCATAACTATTTAAAAGTGTACCAAGTAGAAAATGTAGGAAAAATTCTCGATACTTCCAAACTTTACTTAACATCGAGGGGATAAGAAATTCACGTGTTTGTGCGATCAATTCAGCACCGATCAAATATGCTGCAATTACGAGATATAAAGCCTGTTGAAATATAACAACCGGCTCATCAATACGATGCAACATCACCATATCGAATAAAAATCCGAGCAGAAATGAGACGCACGGAACCCAGCGCTCATACTTTATGTAGAGCGCATTGATGTAAATCTTAAAGCGCGCGAGATACATGAATTTCCTTTTTAAAAATACTAAATTTGACTTAAAATCAACTTAGCATAAAAGTGTAAGATGTCTTAACAAAACAAGGGGTTTAAATTACTTATGCACCAAGTTATTATTGATGTCCGTGAAAAAGACGAATTTGATTCCGAACATATCGAAAATTCAATTCATGTCCCCCTGTCGAACTTTGAGCGACAAGCGCCCGCACTCTTTAAAACATTTTCTGGAAAATCAGTTTTGTTGATTTGCAGAAGTGGCAAACGCGCAAACATTGCCGCCTCTCAAGCAGCGAGCTTTTGCGAAGGCGTTACACTTGAAGTATTTAACGGTGGAATCACAGAGTGGGCACGGCAAGGCAAACCAACGATCACTTCACAAAAAATATGTCTTCCCATTATGCGTCAAGTGCAATTGGTCGCGGGAAGTCTTGTGCTCACCGGTGTGGTACTCGCATACTTTGTGAACCCTTCGTTTATCTTTCTATCTGGATTTGTCGGTGCAGGATTAATATTTGCAGGAGTAACTGGTTTTTGCGGTATGGCAGAACTTCTAGCACGAATGCCCTGGAACAGATCTCAGTAATTAAGTTTGATTACTCACTCATGAGAAAAATTAAGGGCCGTACATCATCCTCAGGTGTCCATTCCCAATAGCGTAGTAAAATTCGATAAACAAGAAGCCCCGTTTCACCTTCTCCCCATACCAAATAACGAAATGCTTGATTCATGAGGTTCATACGCGTGAGCCCAATATAA
It contains:
- a CDS encoding DUF2914 domain-containing protein; the encoded protein is MLHRIDEPVVIFQQALYLVIAAYLIGAELIAQTREFLIPSMLSKVWKYREFFLHFLLGTLLNSYAIFYFKSVSAFTSMFFIVLLVALLIINEFKRFGKSQTQVHLAFLSLCSISYFIALVPIVVGSIGVIPFLSAVLLSIGSFTVYYFILKPKLAANPLLLKTHLLKPFAAIHIVFVMLYFANAIPPVPLSVKYMGIYHGAEKTEAGYELTYTRPQWKFWQHGDQTFLARPGDAIYCYMQIFSPTRFKDKLQVRWLYWDENRGWLPSDAIPLQVLGGREEGFRAVTLKNNFQPGLWRVRVETMGNQEIGRIDFDVVQDETDGVRYLHKDIF
- a CDS encoding rhodanese-like domain-containing protein, with amino-acid sequence MHQVIIDVREKDEFDSEHIENSIHVPLSNFERQAPALFKTFSGKSVLLICRSGKRANIAASQAASFCEGVTLEVFNGGITEWARQGKPTITSQKICLPIMRQVQLVAGSLVLTGVVLAYFVNPSFIFLSGFVGAGLIFAGVTGFCGMAELLARMPWNRSQ